TGATTGTGAAAGTGCTCGCGTACCGCCTAATGTGTTGTCAATCGTTACTCAAACAATGAGCCTCTACCCAGTGAGCATTCCCTGGATAATTCTCCTTTTTGAAAATAATTGACccatatttacaaaataaacagaatttTTTGTATTCACTATGACAAAAAATGACTGATTAAACCCATAAACCcaccaggaaagtgtttacaggTCAATAGCGAAAGCCGTTTTTCCACAGTCTTCTGTAGGACCTAGTCTTTTGCAACCATAACTATCGCCATCTGCTGGCCTTGAGATAAGATGCAGGTCTTTAAGGCACACTGACTTCATTTCCATCTTTTGTAATGCCTATGGTAAAAGCCTACGGGATCCTATGTTAAAGTATGAAATTTACAgctttcacaaacacacacaaaaagaatttGTTCTCAATGGCTCATTTCCCGCTTTATAATAATTATACAgatgtttcatttttgtttatatatacataatttaataatttaaactttattaaggCTTGAAATGTCTCTACTTTGAGTGACAGGTGTGTTGTAATACCAGCAGCAGTTGCTGGTGGCAACTGCTCTTTCTAATATTCAGCGTAAATATGTCtgagatatttttttatttgcactGCATATACACAGTTGGTCCAGGCATATATCAAAGGTACAGATTTTACAGTAATCTAGAGGACAACGTAGCAATTTCTTAGGAGCAAGCATTCAGAAAGTTTGCTTGACACGGAATCTCAAACTTTATCTTTCAGTACGGCTGCACACAAAATCTAACTGGTGATATGACTCGGCTGAAGAAACACTGACAGTTGTTCATAAATGGCAGCtggtaatatttttaaatattaaactgcAAGGAGAATGAGGTGAATCGTGACTTCAGGCACATTCCATACGCATTTTAGCTCAAATTTCTTTGCATTGGCTCTCCCTTGCTTTGCATCTACATTCGCAGAGCACCAACTCTTGACAAGATGCAGTTCCATTAGTTCTTCCTGTCCCTGACACATTTTCACAATATTGCTATTCTGCTCTTCACTCGTGTTGCGCACTTACATGAGTCAGTTTCGCAAAATCACGATTCAGAACAAGTGGCCTCTGTTTTGCATCACTCCAGTCTAGACACTACGGCACATTACTTAAAGGCAAAACTACCACCTGCATAATTACTGGCTCAATAAAGTGATTTAAAACAATTTGaataatagtttaaaaaaatgcaggtTATCATTTAATGTGtgcgtttttgctttttgcacATTATCATTTGAACAAATTTGTAGATCACAGAAACCTCAAATTTGGTACTACTCTAAAGGTCAGCTTTGTACATAGTGTTAATCATGAGCCCTTTAACTTTGATCAAAGACAGATGGCTGATGTGGACTCACACGATGGTTGTCAGTGTGGTTAAACTGACAGACCAAAGTTGTTCTATATGTGTTTTAATGTCTTTATTTGGTTAAATTGTATATGTTCTTTGTTTGCTGCTGCAAGATCACAGAACTGACATAACAGTTAAGAAAATTGCACCGTGGAAAAAGTTAACCTGAAAATAATCAGTAGAAATACCTGTCTGGAGCACAGTATGGAATGTGCAGTGAAGGAACAATAACCTGCTTTGTACCAAATAACAGAAATTATTTCGAACTATTTACACAGTACATAAAAACTAATGTTCCACATTTAGCACACTCCTTTGGAAGATGTCCAATACTTGGTAGGCTAAATTTAAGTTTTCCAATAAACTCAATGGGCCACCAAGAAAGCTTCCataatgggattttttttttctttgtgtgtgcattGTTTGAATATAAAAGACTAAAAAAAGAGCGACCTGATGTTACAGACTGTAATCAAAGAACATTAAGGTTCTGATCACCGCCCATTCATAATGCAACAGATGCATTTGTGATGGATTTCTGCATCTGCATTTTAAACTCCaatagctgctgctgctgctgctgctgctgttgttgtttttagagcATCTGCAGTTCTAACGGATAGCCTGCACAGCTTTAGCAGATTTCGAGTAGCCTAGGCTAACTTTTCTGCTCATTCATCATTTAGGCTACAGTCATATTCATATGTAGCTCTGTGTTTGTGCGCTGTGCTGTCTCCTTTTTTTGACGGCGTCCCGCGGTTTGCTGGCAGGCTGCAGCAGGGATGGTAGCAGGTCAGTGCGATCGGATGAGCGTTGTACCAGTCGGTCTGGTGGTTAATATGGAATATTTGCACAGAGCGATCTGTCAAATCCATTTGCACCGGCGGAAAAAGGGAGGCCTGTAGTAgtgcaaaatagaaaaacaggTCATTTCGCCGTTCTTTATGGCTTCTGGCTCCGGAGATGAAGAGGGAAACACGGGGGGCGTTTCATGGAGACTCATAGGCCCTGCCTCGGAGCTTTCCAAGAAGCGCTGCCGTTTAATGCACTCCTCTCTCGGCTATGATTCCGATGTCTGCCTCTTCTATGTGAAGGGGGAGTTTTTCGCAATGGATGCTCGCTGTTCACACTCcggtaaaaacaacaacaacaacaacaacaaaaacacatttataccCGCTTAGATTTAGCTTTAGCAGGGCCTTTAAAACGCGAGACTAGAGCGCAGTTATATGTATAACATTGCAAACGCGTCACGTCGCGTTTTTATATGCAGCCTATTGAAAATGTCTCTGTGGGTGATTTAACTGTTAAAATAAGAGAAGGCTGAGAGGGGAAATAGCATCATGCCCCCTGCTGTCTTAAGTTTTAGTGTTATGAAAGTATCGCATTTTTCTAGAATAAAGATGGCAGCAGGGATTGTTATGAGAATAAACGGTTATTAACAGTTTCCCGTGCGGAAATCCAGGCGGTCCTCTGTGTGAGGGGGACATTGAGGAGGCTGACGGAGTCCTGCAGGTCTTCTGTCCCTGGCATGAttataactttgatctcaggaCTGGGAAGTCAGGGACATCACTACAGGTCAGTAATAAAGTGTGCCCTGATAATGCTGCTTTAGTTTTACACCAAAAACGCTTTTTATAAGGAGTGTTGATTAATCACTTTATTTAACTTGCATGTAGGAGCAGTAAATTTAGGCACCTGAATGTATATCAGGTTCTTTACATTTACTAAAAGCTGATACTAAGACTTGATGCATTCACATCAATTATCCTTTAATCTTAGACAGATGGCATGTTTTTGATAGACAGGACATAAAAATCAAAGCTCGTCAGATAGAGTTAAGGTGATGTTCAGCTTGAgatcttctgttttgttttgttccaatgaaaaaaatcaagctTGACATTTTATCCTCTTTTACATTCATCGTTTTCCACATATGATTTAAATATACATCACTTTATGTCACTCATGTCAAATGTTAGACTAAACAACATCAAACTGTGTGTTGTGACAggcagggttttttttgacTTGGAAGGTTACTCCTAAAGTAGCTTAGGGAGTTGTGTTTTGTTCTaacttctgtttctttttctttgtttactttttttgcaGCAACAAGTGTATGAAGTCAAGCTGGAGGATGgaaatgtttatgtgaagcacaGAAGTCATCTGTCCTTACAGCCTTTTCCTCCAGATCGGAAAAGCTGATCTACCTCAGAGCAAGTGCTTTGTCCTCCTGTCCATTTGTTAGACTTGTGTAATGAACCTAATGTAGTTTGTTTTGAGACTTATTCCACAAACCCAAGCCgtccaaaaacatttctaagCCGTATCTctcattttctcagttttgtttctcTTGGATTGCTGTATTCTCAGGACCAAATCCAGGAGAGTTTCTTGCGTTTTTCTTGCTGCTGGCATTCGAGATGGAGAACCATGCGCAGGCACTTAACCTGCAGAATCAGCAGGTTATTGTTGATTTTTGATAACACAATAGATGCAAGATAAAGGTAGTGGATTTAtgcagtttcatgttttttttcttccttaaaaagaaaatatcgtGATTTTTAGTGGAAATATTGCAGAGTAAATTTGATGTGCACTTTAGTTTTTTGCCTTCAGATTTGAGCCATTTGCACTTTCCATTTCATTGTTGATCAAAACCCTGTAATTGGAGTGGATCTCACCATTTTTCATCTCAGTTCTCAAGCTCTCAGCCTCTCTGCCTTGTTGCACTGATATGCACTAGCAAGCAAAAACAAATCTGTTTGAAGAAACTGAAAATCCTTCCAAATGCTGTTTATAATTCAAATATAAATTACCAAAACTCCgaacagatttttttccatttacaaTCCACTTGTAATCCGAGTTCTGTTGACCAATCGCATTTGAGCAGGCTTCGGTTACACCCAAATAAAGAAATCCATGTGGGGAGCAAAAACAGGAACGCATTCGCCAAACTGCAATCTTGTCTGATGATAGTTTAATTTTATATTTGCTTTGTTAACAGAAAAGAAAGGCTTGACCTGGATATCCACTGGCTGTACTGCAAGTCTTGAAAAAACGGTTATTGCGCCAAGATGCTAAGTCAGCAGACTGACAGTTTGGTTTTCGAATCACAGAGGCAATAGGAGTATCCAAAATGTAGCACTATGAgtttttaattcaattaaaattgataaaataaagagtaaaaatgagtaaaaactgAACACCATCGTCTTGATTTCTTGAAAAGAATcatcatattttgcatgttaGCGTTTTCGAATAACCAGTACAGGTCTCCTTTAGTAAAGCCCACATTTTGCATCTAagtgtcattttatttcatggTTTACTATATTTCCTATTATTCCAGACTTGAGAGGCAGACTTGTTTAGTTGTGCCCTTGAAGCGATGTCACATAGGAAGAAACTCTCTTCCAGGATTTATttgcaaaacttttttttaacccaatTAGAGTTTAAGCAAATAGAAAACACATCAAGGACACTGTGGTTACAGTTGGTGGCAATTCCACAGCTAACACGTTTCCATCAGCATTTCTCTTCATTCCTGTCTTCTGCACAGACAGGTTTGTCTGTTACTGACGCAGTGGGATTTACGAGGAACGGTTAGTAAGGCGCCGGAGGAAGGTTCACGACCTGAAATGCACCACTGACttaagaaaaatgtgttttcctagctgtgcgtgtgtgagtgtgagcagTGAtgccagtgtgttgttttttttttcttcgtggTGAGAGCAGTCACTCACTATATTTTCTGTCAGCTTCGTTTTCTGGCAGACGCACAGAACCCCGTCACGAAGGTGTCAATGACAGTGTGGCTCAACACTCCAGTTTTCCTCCCTACTGTGCTCCCTGTTGTGCAACTTTATTACAATAATAATTCCACTGGTTAAAAATGTTATGTGCACCAGACGTCTCGCTGTGTTGTCTTACATTTCATCACCTGAAGGGTAATGTGCAAACAAAGTGGAGATACGGCTATTTTGTGTCAGTAGAAAAGTCAAAGTAACGGTTTGAGATTCCGCAGGAATGTTTTGAGACGCTTGAGGCACATTGGGAAAATTGGGATTCTCATCAGAATGTTGTTATGTTtcctaaaatgtattttatattcttttgtaTTTCTAGTGTATGTTTCTGGGACTGCATACACCAATGCATTTAAATTCACCCCTCTGTTGTAAGTTAGTATCATCAGTATCATGTTTGTTGTAAACTTTGTTTATTGTTGTAAGATGGAAAAAGTAAAACTAGATctatgcattttatttattaaaaatatatatgcatgttaaataaaCTTTTTCCAATTTTTAGACTGTTCATTTGTTAAACTTATACACAGTTCAGAGGACAACAtcaaacaaaatgtttacacaaaatcatttatttacacTTGTTCGTTCGTACATTTATACCAAATTTAATACAATACACAATTTACACATAAAGACCTAATTCAGAGAGAAACAAAGCATTCAGCATCTCCATGCAATAGTTAGCATTACAGACTATTATCAAGAGCTGATTTATGTAATTCTTTTACTACTCAGGATTTCTTCCTGGGGTGCAGTGGCAAGTATGCAACTCTCTCCATGTCCTCCAGAAAGCGGTGGAAAGGTGTAAGGCTGACCGTCTTGTGAATAAATTATGATCTCCCTGAGACCCTGCTGGACTATACAGAAGAGAAAATGGATATGTCTGTTTACGCTTAAGTTTCTGATAAATTGTGGATGGTTTCTGGTGGATTCAGAGACTTGTGCTTTTCTGCAGAACAGAGGCAAACTCAGGTCAAGTATTTTGAATAGAAATCCACTCcttagattcttttttttttttttcgaatATCAGTTGCCACAAAAAACCTCAAATTTTGCCAGATGGATTGAAATACACTTGAAAATATCCAATTTTCTACCATTCAAGAATTCTGCAAAGCTGTAACTATACCAATAGTATGCTTTAGACATTAGTTCCCCGTTTTGGGAAAAACGCTCATTCTCCTCCTTGCCAGAGTTTGGAGATGAGAATAGTGATGATACCCTTACATCAGTgggttcattaaaaaaatacagccAGTACCCAGCTAACTCCAAATGTCAAACAATTTATTTAGAAgtttaaaacacaaatacatAAATCATATTCATGATTCTGACACTAAATAAAGTAAAAGGTTTGCCACTACTACTGCCAACGAGTCAAGATAAACagtttcttttaattaaaaaaggaaTATTTTCATCTTCTTTTATCTGTTGGTTTCAGGCTCAAACTgtctttatttgattttaaagtATCTGGAAACTTTTTCTTGAGCGattaaaccaaacattgcagaggTTCTTTAATCTCCTTTGAAGTTCCCTAAAGACaaagtggctgtttggagaGCACAGCTTATTTTTCCATGCAAAGCCTTACATAATGGTTTACTCAGGCTATTATTGTTACCTTGTCCTTCAAGCTCTCCTGATAACTTCTTCTCATGAATAAGCCAATTCTCCTGTCAAAGCATTCCCTGAAGAAAATCTGCATTCTTCCATGTGCAACCACTTTCAAAGCTCAAGATTCTGTAAGTGATGGGCTATGAGGCCAAAGACCACTAATATTTtcccttctcttttttctttttcaaaccgTACCCTGAAATGATTAAACCCATCACTAGATAATCTTGCTTCTCTTTTTTCTGATGTCTTTGGTCTAACATTTCCTTTAGTTGCTCTACATCTGTTTGGCCCCTTCAGCTGACCTCACAAACTATTGCATTTTATAGGACTTATCTCTTCCTACACCTGGATTCAATCATCATCTTTCTTACGGGGTGGAAGCTGTATCTGCTGCTGGGACATGTTTGTTTCCAACTGGACATCTGAACTGTTCGTTCACACACAGCCCACAGGCCTGTGATTAGAGAGGTCAATGATAATTCTGAAGTTTGCACAGGCTGCCAAGCTATAGATCTATGTTTGGAGTGCTGTTATGTGCTCCACATAGAAAGATTTATAAGTTTGAAATGATACCATTTACAGCATATTAAATGATAAATCTGTTGCACATCAGAACTAAAAATATAACAGCACAaatgaactgaaaaaaaaaagacatcttcAAATGTTAAATGTGCAGAGAGCTCGGTAGCAATTTCAAAGGAAATATGTGTCCATAATACTCTTGTGCCCAATTTATTGCTGATTGCTTAAGTTCAATTTGGTTGTTTGTGAAAGTCAAACTGTTTTTACAGTTCTCAAGAGAAtatgtaatttattttctaATTAGCAGCAGGCTTATATTTACTTGTCAGCCTCTTCTGGTTTCTCCAAGGTCCATAGTGCACCTTATTCATTTTGGGATTAGTTCAGCTCGAAGGGTTTCTCCCATGGGTCCGCAAAACCCCATACTGCAGATAAACAATAGATTTAATCACTGAGTAAACTCCATGCCTATTACTTAGTTCAGTTAAAGTAGCCAAAAACTCAATTCATGTGTCTATTTCCATATCCATATGGCGTTATAGTCTACATTTATTTGTATTGCTACTCATACTTTTACACAGCTTAATAAAAACCTGACTTGTAAACACAAGTTGTGTTTCTTCTGAATTCTCATGCTTAAGAAATCATGTTTTGTTAATTAAGAAATGACAATGGAGTTTTTTTGTCCTACTAACAAGATTGCAAACTGAAGTCAAAAAGATTATTGTAAAGTCAGCAGATTCATGCtacaaagaatgaaaaaaaaaaaaaaacagtgactcAGAGAGTCAAAGAGTTGCACAACACAACTTCAGTTATTGGCTGAAAATCACACAACTAAATCAACAACAAGATTCTTGTGCAAGGAGCCACACAACATGCAACATGAAAAACTTATTTAATTCACCAGCAGCACTTTTCATGAACTGTTATAGTTTGAAACATGCTGAATTTTATTCATTCTCAAGTTTAATGATATTTATTGCACTTCAAGATATAAAGGCAGCTCATAAACACTTTGCCctagaacaaaaacaaagttcaTTTAGACCCTGAAAGAGCTTCTTGCTGAGAATGAAAGTATTGAGGAATAGATTATTATAAGTAACACTTTGTTTGGTGATGTTCTAATGTGGAATGTGCAGAGGGGGGGAAGGAAATCATGTCATGCTTCCAAAAACAATTATCGTTATTTTGAAGCGCCAGTCTAGAGTAAGGTCCTTGCTTGTCATGACGACAGCCTCAGTCTTCCACATTTTAAGTAAGTGTGGAAGAACGTCTGTCTGAATCACAGTTGGCAATATGGTACactaatgaaaaacactgaGAAGCATGGCTGAAAAGATTCTCTGTTCACTGGGTGGCATGCTTCACCCCACTGTCTCTTTTGCATGTTCCTCCACTTCATGGAGAGTTTCTGAGTTTGTATAATAAGGGCTCAGTGTCTGCTTCAGACAACAAGGACCTCACGTTGGTTTCTCTCTGATCTTGAGGAAAAGCATGACTTCAGTGGAAAGCTATGGCCAATTACCAAGTGTTTGGGGTCTACCATAGTATTTAtagtttttaaatttctggTTTTGGGTCAAGCATCAAGATATGTCAGCAAAAACACCCACTATGGAAGTGGAATGCCACAAATTAGCTCTATAAAAGTTCCAATTTCAACCCTCAATTTAGTGTATTCATTCATAAAATGAGAGCAAAGTCAATAAAAGCTGGTCACCAAgttacataaaaacaaatgataCCTGTCTTTTACCGTGGATGGGAGAAATTAATATACCAAATTCTTCGAATAAACGTCAGACCTAATGAGTTTTCTAAATTGATGTCTGTCTCGGGTTTGTGATTTTCATAGTAAAGGAGGGATTCACACTCATCAGCAGACAGACAATCTTCTGAACTTGATGCCATCATATGACTCTCAACTGAAGACCTAACAATATAAAGAAAAGATTATTATAGATATATCATTTTGATGTGATTGCTAGTGTAAACACTGATCAAATTATATTATTTCAACCTACTTTTTATCACTTCTGTTGGCATTACTGAATGCGTGTAGATACTCTTCTTCTGGTGGTTGAGGTGACTCTGCGATTCTGGGTCCTACCCCGTTGCTCTGAAGGATAAGCAACTACCTGGGTGGATGATCTCCTCATCTGCAGACCATCTAACTCTCTCATGTCCCTCGCCATCTGAGACAAAGTTTGACCTGGGTTGGTCTGCAGACGCTGGAAAAGGCTTTCCCTGTTGATTTTCCTCTCTGGACAACTGAAGGTAAGTGCAACTCCAGAGTCTGACTTCATCTCTCTGGAGAAACCATCTGAGGTGCCATCGAAGCAGCGCCCAATAGCGATCTCTTTGGCCACTCTAGGGTTCTGGTCTGTGACTGTGTAGATACCATAGTTGTGTCCCAAAGGGTCAACGGGTGCTAACATGGTGAAAGCATGAGACTCATTGTTTTGAGCCACTGGTGGATGTTTAATGAGATACTCTTGTAGGAGGTTGTTGGTGTTGATCCTGCGGCAGTTACCTTGTGGAAGGATTGATATGAGGGACCGGTCCACCTCAGCTTGGTCAAATAACATGCCACTGCATTTGAACTCTACACATGCTGCTGAGGTATTGGACTCTCGCATATCCCGAGTGCTGCGAATGTCTCTAATTCCATAAAGCTGGCCCTTTGTCTCTCGGTGTGTTCCTCCCAGATTCCTTGACCTGACCATGACTTCTTTCTGTCCAAGAATTTTAATCTTGATGAAGCATGCTCTAAACTCTTGGGGGTTAGGCCACCAGGACAGGTAATCTCCTGTCCAGGTTGTCAAATCATTCTCCTCAAAGGGAACAACGTTGTATTCATACTTGTCCTTTTCTACTCTAAAAAACCTGAAATGATTAGCATCAACAGGGGCATTTTCACAAGCTATTAAATTCTGATATGGATATATTGGCCCATTGGTCTCATCAAAATTGTTTTGGTTAGGCTTTGCCAAATTGATTTTGAAGGCAGTTTTCTTTAATGCTGGATCATCATGGTCTGAACGCTGGTAGTCTATTTTATCTAGATAGGGCTGAGAGACTCCAATGATGTTTGGATTCATCTTTGGGGAGGAAGGAGCTGCCTCTAGTTCCTCCCCACCCAGCATTGCTGTGACATAAGCTGTGTAAGCATCAGGCTTCTGGGCATCACAGAAAGCTGGTAAACAGGCCCCATTAGGTCCTGTTATGACACTGTCAAAGCGGCCCCATGCCCTGGGATTAGAAGAATAACCAGGCTTGGGCTCCAAGTTTATCAAGCTAATCACGATACCCTCCAGCTGTTCAGTAGGTAGGAACTTGTCACTCATGTAGGCACGAACTTTGACATAGCAGCGTCTATTTTCAGGTACGTCTAAATTGAAAAGTCTGCGTTCTCTGATTTCCATGTTGCCTATGAGGAATGTGCGCTCCTCGCGCTTGCTCCTTCCATGACCACCAGTAGTTGTTGTGCTGTAAGAAAAGTCGCTCTCCTCTTCCCAGACTCCTGTGTCGGGATTTAAAGACCACAGTTTCATCTGGGGAATATGTTCTTGCATTTTGACGTGCTGTGTGTCAAGGAGGACTTGGACTGCGCCAGCTCCAAGTACCTCCTTGTTGGAGTCATCTCTGAAGTCTACAGAAAACATGCCATAGGTCCTTAAAGGAAGCATGTCACCTTCATCATCCACAAAGTTAAGGTCGCCAGGGGCAGCTGCTGCAGTAGTGATGTTTCTTGGGTCAATGAATGTGACACTGGCTTTGACAGTTCCTTCGTAGATTTCTCCATTGTCCTTATGAAAAGAATTAGGAGGAATAACCAACTGCCCTATGGGGTCTTCATCTTTAATTTCTCCAAGGCTAATAAAATTGGTCTCTCCTGCATTGATAtcaattggtgtttgttttctcatcaCTTTCACATCGTGGTAAATAGATCCACTTTTCTTGTCAAAGATGAACACCTTGGGCGTGTCAATAAACTTTTGACTAGGATCAACAAAATTTACAACTAATCTCTGTGTGTCAGGGGTGATTCTTAATGTGAAGCCTCCTTGGTATCCAGTGGTACCCACTCTCTCTTTACCAATGTAGATGTGCCCAAAACGCAGAGGCTCATTATTGTCAGCTGTGACTACTCGACCTCGAACCAGCACAGTTGGCTGCACACACTTCTGACAACCGCACTGTATCACAGCACGGATGGGGAGGCTGTAGCTACCACAGTCAATAATTCTGCTTTCCATATTTTTAACACCACAACAGAATCCAGCTCCATCTCTGCAGCCCATATCAAAATCTAGGGAACCAGCACATTTGTTGTGAGGACAGCGGCCAGCATTGTAGTACTTGGAGTCAGTCCCGGGTTGAACACAGTCTGTGGGTAGCCTGATGAGATGTGTTTCAGGGGTAGAATTGCATGCTGGTGCTCCTTTGTCTGTGAAATAGACAATAAATGACATTAAGCTTTTGTTCTTTCATCATCATGAAAGAAATATTGCCATAAATTTTAAGTTGACTGCTGTGTAATGTGACTTTGATGGTGTTTCGGAAGTAAATGCAGAGTTAACATATTAAAAACAGGGCAGTTCATGTTCTATTTGCTTTGCTGTATCTGCTCTTGAAAGTTTGTCAAATATACAATCtagcattaaaataaaattgctgGTTTGAGGGTAATTGCATATTGATTTATAAGCATAATGTGGAACAGGTATAGAGAATAGTTAGAACTTGCTGGTGgaatgtataaaaatatttatacctttatt
The window above is part of the Maylandia zebra isolate NMK-2024a linkage group LG23, Mzebra_GT3a, whole genome shotgun sequence genome. Proteins encoded here:
- the cilp2 gene encoding cartilage intermediate layer protein 1; this encodes MLGLNKVALLLSFLASVALSQESLRTESHSDKRRRVAFNMYADSQTTGVTEWTSWFNIDHPGGNGDYERLEAIRFYYRERVCARPTAMEARTTDWVAAAETGEVVHSSLEKGFWCINKEQPHGRVCSNYHVRFQCPPVQSYWTEWSEWGPCSTTVCNDVGVQVRRRKCVSAQLMPLLLVPACQGHHSERRECTTPPCTAKWSPWGPWGSCSVTCGGGRRIRRRTCVRTSATVQCVGRPVEIQKCGKTPCPAKCQYVCTEGHPSEDCSHCVCKGHILHGDIYSVTGVPVAGAFVSLASHPKVIRARTDAMGHFKLLGICSSSPTLITIRKEKFAPITVSTSSNTTGMSWVRAILRSAEKPYIVKHPEDKVRYEGGRVLLCCKAAGSPTPDKYYWYHNGTLLDRKVYKYEEELVLRDLKPEQSGQYYCKASSPAGSIKSSPAFLTVIDKGAPACNSTPETHLIRLPTDCVQPGTDSKYYNAGRCPHNKCAGSLDFDMGCRDGAGFCCGVKNMESRIIDCGSYSLPIRAVIQCGCQKCVQPTVLVRGRVVTADNNEPLRFGHIYIGKERVGTTGYQGGFTLRITPDTQRLVVNFVDPSQKFIDTPKVFIFDKKSGSIYHDVKVMRKQTPIDINAGETNFISLGEIKDEDPIGQLVIPPNSFHKDNGEIYEGTVKASVTFIDPRNITTAAAAPGDLNFVDDEGDMLPLRTYGMFSVDFRDDSNKEVLGAGAVQVLLDTQHVKMQEHIPQMKLWSLNPDTGVWEEESDFSYSTTTTGGHGRSKREERTFLIGNMEIRERRLFNLDVPENRRCYVKVRAYMSDKFLPTEQLEGIVISLINLEPKPGYSSNPRAWGRFDSVITGPNGACLPAFCDAQKPDAYTAYVTAMLGGEELEAAPSSPKMNPNIIGVSQPYLDKIDYQRSDHDDPALKKTAFKINLAKPNQNNFDETNGPIYPYQNLIACENAPVDANHFRFFRVEKDKYEYNVVPFEENDLTTWTGDYLSWWPNPQEFRACFIKIKILGQKEVMVRSRNLGGTHRETKGQLYGIRDIRSTRDMRESNTSAACVEFKCSGMLFDQAEVDRSLISILPQGNCRRINTNNLLQEYLIKHPPVAQNNESHAFTMLAPVDPLGHNYGIYTVTDQNPRVAKEIAIGRCFDGTSDGFSREMKSDSGVALTFSCPERKINRESLFQRLQTNPGQTLSQMARDMRELDGLQMRRSSTQVVAYPSEQRGRTQNRRVTSTTRRRVSTRIQ
- the si:ch211-212d10.2 gene encoding Rieske domain-containing protein, whose protein sequence is MASGSGDEEGNTGGVSWRLIGPASELSKKRCRLMHSSLGYDSDVCLFYVKGEFFAMDARCSHSGGPLCEGDIEEADGVLQVFCPWHDYNFDLRTGKSGTSLQQQVYEVKLEDGNVYVKHRSHLSLQPFPPDRKS